The Pseudodesulfovibrio sp. zrk46 genome contains a region encoding:
- a CDS encoding long-chain fatty acid--CoA ligase, with translation MELTDRPWLESYDPEVPANIDYERVPLFRFLDRAAHKWPNRTAIVFKNWKITYAKLKKQSEIFAANLRANGVHKGDRVALMLPNLPQTIVAFWGVNRCGAVGVMTNPLYMETEIVHQFNDAGVKTCITLDLLWPKLEKLRDQIPVEKFFITTIGDGLKFPLNVLYKLQSMKNGSSPTVPYDNSAVFPFKTLMKGREKFTEERLSPDDTALLQYTGGTTGVAKGCVLTHFNLGANMQQCQSMIHTLGQQQETFLGILPYFHIYGLTTCLTWPTSMGATLAPFPRYVPLDVLKGIHKLKPTVFPGAPSVYTSLLQQKDIDKYDLKSINVCVSGSAPMPVEYMEQFEERTGTAISEGYGLTEASPVTHFNPILGKSKNGSIGLPFPDTDAKIVDMDVGGEPLPAGKRGELVIRGPQVMQGYYNRPDATADVLRNGWLYTGDIAYMDDEGYFYIVDRKKDLIISGGYNIYPREIDEVLYAHPKIKEAVSVGIPHEQRGEIVKVYVVVEDGEELSRSDVIGYCREKLANYKIPRKVEFRKELPKTMVGKVLRRALREEEEAKMQAKKNKKKKKNG, from the coding sequence ATGGAGCTGACCGATCGCCCCTGGCTCGAATCTTATGACCCGGAAGTTCCGGCCAACATCGACTATGAGAGGGTTCCCCTTTTCCGTTTCCTCGACCGTGCCGCCCACAAGTGGCCAAACCGTACGGCCATAGTCTTCAAGAACTGGAAAATCACCTACGCCAAGCTCAAGAAGCAGAGCGAGATCTTCGCAGCCAACCTCAGAGCCAATGGTGTCCACAAGGGCGACCGCGTGGCCTTGATGCTTCCCAACCTGCCACAGACCATTGTCGCCTTCTGGGGTGTGAACAGATGTGGAGCCGTGGGCGTCATGACCAACCCGCTCTACATGGAGACCGAGATCGTTCACCAGTTCAATGATGCAGGCGTCAAGACCTGCATTACTCTGGACCTGCTCTGGCCCAAACTGGAAAAGCTCCGCGACCAGATCCCGGTGGAGAAGTTCTTCATCACCACCATCGGCGATGGACTGAAATTCCCCCTGAACGTTCTGTACAAGCTTCAGTCCATGAAAAACGGCTCCTCGCCCACGGTGCCGTATGACAACTCCGCAGTATTTCCTTTCAAGACCCTGATGAAGGGCCGTGAGAAATTCACCGAGGAGCGCCTCAGCCCTGACGACACCGCTCTGCTCCAGTACACCGGTGGCACCACAGGCGTAGCCAAGGGGTGCGTGCTCACCCACTTCAACCTGGGTGCCAACATGCAGCAGTGTCAGTCCATGATTCACACGCTGGGCCAGCAACAGGAGACCTTCCTCGGCATCCTGCCCTATTTCCATATATATGGTCTGACCACGTGCCTGACTTGGCCCACTTCAATGGGCGCGACTCTGGCTCCGTTCCCGCGCTATGTCCCCCTCGATGTGCTCAAGGGCATCCACAAGCTCAAGCCCACTGTTTTCCCGGGCGCGCCGTCCGTCTACACATCCCTGCTCCAGCAGAAGGACATCGACAAGTACGACCTCAAGTCCATCAACGTGTGCGTGTCCGGCTCCGCCCCCATGCCTGTTGAGTACATGGAACAATTCGAGGAGCGCACCGGCACGGCCATCTCCGAAGGGTACGGCCTGACCGAAGCCTCCCCGGTAACGCACTTCAACCCCATCCTAGGCAAGAGCAAGAACGGCTCCATCGGTCTGCCCTTCCCTGACACCGACGCCAAAATCGTCGACATGGACGTAGGCGGCGAGCCCCTCCCGGCAGGCAAACGCGGCGAACTCGTCATCCGCGGACCGCAAGTCATGCAGGGCTACTACAACCGCCCCGACGCAACAGCGGACGTCCTACGTAACGGCTGGCTCTACACCGGCGATATCGCGTACATGGACGATGAAGGCTACTTCTACATCGTGGACCGCAAGAAAGACCTGATCATCTCCGGCGGCTACAACATCTACCCTCGAGAAATCGACGAGGTGTTGTACGCTCACCCCAAGATCAAGGAAGCTGTATCTGTGGGAATCCCCCACGAACAGCGCGGCGAAATCGTCAAGGTCTATGTTGTAGTCGAGGACGGCGAAGAACTGTCCCGCAGCGATGTCATCGGTTACTGTAGAGAAAAGCTGGCCAACTACAAAATCCCCCGCAAGGTGGAATTCCGAAAGGAACTCCCCAAGACCATGGTGGGCAAGGTCCTCCGTCGCGCCCTGCGCGAAGAGGAAGAAGCCAAAATGCAGGCCAAAAAGAACAAGAAGAAAAAGAAAAACGGGTAA
- a CDS encoding branched-chain amino acid ABC transporter permease, with the protein MDFIIQNILNALQWGSFYALIALGYTLVYGVLRLINFAHGDIFMVGAYIAFFVAGFLLGPALGLSPFMTFLLAVPLTMALTACVGVTLERIAYRPLRRKGAHRLYVVITALMCGLILEYSNLAVLGASRLKFPELVEKSIWHLGGVTITNLKVIVIVAAVVVFLFLNFIVTKTKIGMAMRGISYDKFAIPLMGIPIDSIIVFTFILGSGFAGLAGLLFAMSYPILEPFMGMLIGWKAFIAAVVGGIGDIKGAFVGGFLLGFIEVGVVAMPFLESTYKDLFGFTILLIILWIKPTGLFGMPQSTKI; encoded by the coding sequence GTGGACTTTATTATTCAAAATATACTCAACGCCCTTCAGTGGGGAAGCTTCTACGCGCTCATCGCACTGGGGTATACCCTGGTGTACGGTGTTCTGCGTCTGATCAACTTCGCCCATGGAGACATCTTCATGGTGGGCGCGTATATCGCATTTTTTGTGGCAGGCTTCCTACTCGGCCCGGCTCTGGGGCTGTCACCTTTCATGACCTTTTTGCTAGCGGTCCCTCTGACCATGGCGCTGACCGCCTGTGTTGGCGTGACCTTGGAACGCATTGCTTACCGTCCCTTGCGCAGAAAAGGGGCACATAGATTGTACGTGGTTATCACAGCGCTCATGTGCGGCCTGATCCTCGAGTACTCCAACCTGGCAGTGCTCGGCGCAAGCCGTCTGAAATTTCCCGAACTGGTCGAAAAGTCCATCTGGCACCTGGGCGGCGTTACCATCACCAACCTCAAGGTGATCGTCATCGTTGCCGCGGTGGTGGTGTTCCTGTTCCTGAACTTCATTGTCACCAAGACCAAGATCGGCATGGCCATGCGCGGTATCTCCTACGACAAGTTCGCCATCCCGCTCATGGGTATCCCCATTGACTCCATCATCGTGTTCACCTTTATTCTCGGCTCCGGCTTCGCTGGTCTGGCCGGACTCCTGTTCGCCATGTCCTACCCGATCCTGGAACCCTTCATGGGCATGCTTATCGGTTGGAAGGCATTCATCGCAGCGGTTGTTGGCGGTATCGGTGACATCAAAGGCGCATTTGTCGGCGGCTTCCTGCTCGGCTTCATTGAAGTCGGTGTTGTTGCCATGCCTTTCCTGGAGTCCACCTACAAGGACCTCTTCGGCTTCACCATCCTGCTGATTATTCTCTGGATCAAGCCTACGGGCCTGTTCGGCATGCCCCAGTCCACCAAGATCTAG
- a CDS encoding chemotaxis protein: MSQQDILLETGTNELEIIEFFIHEKKGDSQETHYFGVNVAKVLEVVEAPEGLTGSEAAAHPSFLGTIPLRDLILPVVDLSVWLKVDRAQDVNEPIIVTEFNGVITGFLVSGVTQIHRVNWSEVEPPSKYFSSMDTNCITGTVKINERFVLMLDLEQVLADLDESGSTQANLSDVVSDERYRALIADDSTSVRELLRTNFTNANFEVDLAGDGAEAWRKLQDVKTKAQEEGKRPLDYYDVVVSDVEMPQMDGYTLTRRIKEDPVLKELPVTLFSSLISKSVLHKGKAVMADAQVTKPEFNGLTERVIELVKSWER, encoded by the coding sequence ATGAGTCAGCAGGACATTTTGCTCGAGACCGGAACCAATGAACTCGAGATTATTGAATTCTTCATTCACGAAAAGAAGGGTGACAGTCAGGAGACGCATTATTTCGGCGTCAACGTGGCCAAGGTACTGGAAGTGGTAGAGGCCCCGGAAGGGCTGACCGGTTCCGAGGCTGCCGCGCATCCAAGTTTCTTGGGGACTATTCCCCTTCGCGATCTCATCCTTCCCGTGGTCGACCTCAGCGTGTGGCTGAAGGTTGATCGGGCTCAGGATGTGAACGAGCCGATCATCGTTACCGAGTTTAACGGTGTGATCACCGGCTTCCTGGTGTCCGGTGTTACCCAAATTCACCGAGTGAATTGGTCGGAGGTCGAGCCTCCAAGTAAGTATTTTTCGAGTATGGACACCAACTGCATCACTGGTACGGTCAAAATCAATGAGCGTTTTGTGCTCATGCTCGACTTGGAGCAAGTGCTGGCCGACTTGGATGAATCCGGTTCCACTCAGGCCAATCTTTCCGATGTGGTCTCCGATGAGCGCTACCGGGCGCTGATCGCTGATGATTCTACCTCGGTTCGTGAATTGCTGCGGACGAATTTCACCAACGCCAACTTTGAAGTCGATCTGGCGGGCGATGGTGCTGAGGCATGGCGCAAGCTGCAGGATGTCAAAACCAAGGCGCAGGAAGAAGGGAAGCGACCGTTGGATTACTATGATGTGGTTGTCTCAGATGTTGAGATGCCGCAGATGGACGGTTACACCCTGACCCGGCGTATCAAGGAAGATCCGGTTCTCAAGGAATTGCCTGTGACCCTGTTCTCCTCCCTGATTTCCAAGAGCGTCCTGCACAAGGGCAAGGCTGTCATGGCTGATGCTCAGGTGACAAAGCCGGAGTTCAACGGGTTGACCGAACGGGTTATCGAATTGGTCAAGAGTTGGGAGCGATAG
- a CDS encoding winged helix-turn-helix transcriptional regulator, which translates to MLITDGLYLKPSKSTRVLAILEALTRDSSLSQFELGKQLNLSGAMVNQYLKQLQESGLVEFMPVNGKSYRYTLTEEGRQSRREMFSDYSSETVRLYTTIKDFVLDKLNPLLEEGKNRLALFGASETCEVVLSALRDTSFQVMVLLDNDPRKQGQIFNGHVVSAPHVIDQVDCDAVVITSFGKQAEIYEQLKPHADTRGFQIVRF; encoded by the coding sequence ATGTTGATTACAGACGGGCTCTACCTGAAACCGAGCAAATCCACACGTGTCCTCGCCATCCTGGAGGCGTTGACCCGTGACTCCAGTCTTTCCCAGTTTGAACTTGGAAAGCAACTCAACCTGTCCGGGGCCATGGTCAACCAGTATCTCAAGCAGCTTCAGGAGAGCGGTCTTGTAGAGTTCATGCCGGTCAACGGCAAGAGCTATCGCTACACCCTGACTGAAGAGGGACGTCAGTCCCGTCGTGAGATGTTTTCCGATTACTCTTCGGAAACCGTCCGCCTTTATACTACCATAAAGGACTTTGTTCTGGACAAGCTCAACCCTCTGCTGGAAGAGGGGAAGAACCGCCTCGCATTGTTCGGTGCATCCGAAACCTGTGAGGTTGTTCTGTCCGCTCTGCGCGATACGAGCTTCCAGGTCATGGTCCTTTTGGATAATGACCCCAGGAAACAAGGGCAGATTTTCAATGGACACGTGGTGTCCGCCCCCCATGTCATCGATCAGGTAGATTGCGATGCCGTGGTTATCACCTCGTTCGGCAAACAGGCCGAAATATACGAGCAACTGAAGCCGCACGCTGATACGCGCGGGTTTCAAATCGTGAGATTCTGA
- the cysC gene encoding adenylyl-sulfate kinase: MAEENIYKCKFRGEICRGHREQKNGYRAVTLWFTGLSGAGKSTIAHAVEKRLFDMGASAYTFDGDNVRHGLCSDLTFSPEDRIENIRRISEMTKLFMDAGTICLCAFITPRHEVQKQLRDSHEEGDFFLIHVDCPVEVCESRDVKGYYKLAREGKIKNYTGISAPYEIPESPDLRIDSDTMNVEDSVDAVLDFLKEKIALPQL; encoded by the coding sequence TTGGCAGAAGAAAATATATACAAATGCAAGTTCCGCGGTGAAATCTGCCGTGGACACCGCGAACAGAAGAACGGATACCGCGCCGTGACCCTCTGGTTCACCGGTCTGTCCGGTGCAGGCAAATCCACCATCGCCCACGCTGTGGAGAAACGCCTCTTTGATATGGGGGCCAGCGCGTACACATTTGACGGCGACAACGTCCGTCACGGCCTGTGCAGCGATCTGACATTTTCGCCTGAAGACCGGATAGAAAATATTCGTCGAATCTCTGAGATGACCAAGCTGTTCATGGATGCAGGCACCATATGTCTATGCGCATTCATCACTCCGCGCCATGAAGTGCAGAAGCAACTCCGCGACTCCCATGAGGAAGGAGACTTCTTTCTCATCCATGTAGACTGCCCCGTGGAGGTTTGCGAATCGCGGGATGTAAAAGGGTATTACAAGCTCGCCAGAGAAGGCAAAATCAAGAACTACACTGGCATCAGCGCACCATACGAAATACCTGAATCGCCAGACCTCAGGATCGACTCCGATACAATGAACGTCGAGGACAGCGTGGACGCCGTTCTTGACTTCCTCAAAGAGAAAATAGCCCTACCGCAACTATAG
- a CDS encoding N-acetylneuraminate synthase family protein — translation MKQIQSVTLRSGVTIGQGHPCFIVAEIGNNHQGEFDVAKQMVDEAAAAGVQAVKFQKRDMEALLTREGRAAAYSGRNSFGPTYGEHRNALELSIEQMAELKEYSESKGLVFFASAWDDPSLHQLLGLDVELLKISSAELVNVPLVRKYAAANIPIILSTGMSSLEDIDVSLAEIRGFHDDIILLHCNSCYPCPEEQIGLPVMDGLRERYGIPVGYSGHEQGIGPSVGAAALGACVVERHFTLDKSLKGTDHQASLEPSELAQMVTMIREVEKAMCVKGKKVFAEEQAASKKLRKCIVFSRDLPAGHVLTEADLTTRCPRVGVSPVHWDEVVGSTLTKSVKHEEPVQWETVTAPEVACAGAASS, via the coding sequence ATGAAACAGATTCAGTCCGTAACGCTGCGCTCCGGCGTCACCATTGGCCAGGGACACCCCTGCTTCATCGTTGCCGAAATCGGCAACAACCATCAGGGTGAGTTCGATGTGGCCAAGCAGATGGTTGACGAGGCTGCCGCAGCCGGTGTCCAGGCCGTGAAGTTCCAGAAACGGGACATGGAAGCGCTCCTCACCCGCGAAGGCCGAGCTGCAGCCTATAGTGGCCGCAACAGCTTCGGTCCCACCTATGGTGAACACCGCAACGCTCTGGAACTCTCCATCGAACAGATGGCTGAGCTCAAGGAGTACAGCGAGTCCAAGGGGCTGGTTTTCTTTGCCTCGGCATGGGACGATCCGAGTCTGCACCAGTTGCTCGGTCTTGATGTGGAGCTTCTCAAGATCAGCTCCGCCGAATTGGTGAATGTACCTCTGGTTCGCAAGTATGCTGCCGCCAATATTCCGATTATCCTTTCCACGGGCATGAGCTCTCTGGAAGATATAGATGTCTCACTGGCCGAGATCCGCGGCTTCCATGACGACATTATCCTTTTGCATTGCAACTCCTGCTATCCCTGTCCGGAAGAACAGATCGGCCTGCCGGTTATGGACGGCCTCCGCGAACGCTACGGTATCCCGGTTGGCTATTCCGGCCACGAGCAGGGAATCGGCCCCAGTGTCGGAGCCGCTGCTCTGGGCGCCTGCGTGGTGGAACGTCACTTCACTTTGGACAAATCGTTGAAGGGGACCGATCATCAGGCATCTCTGGAGCCTTCCGAGTTGGCTCAGATGGTGACCATGATCCGCGAGGTGGAAAAGGCCATGTGCGTCAAAGGCAAGAAGGTTTTTGCCGAAGAGCAGGCCGCTTCCAAGAAGCTGCGTAAGTGCATCGTCTTCTCCCGCGATCTGCCGGCTGGACATGTGCTGACCGAAGCAGACCTGACCACCCGTTGCCCCCGTGTTGGCGTATCCCCGGTTCACTGGGATGAAGTGGTTGGATCCACACTGACCAAGTCCGTCAAGCACGAAGAGCCTGTTCAGTGGGAAACTGTGACGGCTCCTGAGGTCGCTTGTGCCGGAGCCGCTTCTTCCTAG
- a CDS encoding branched-chain amino acid ABC transporter permease, with amino-acid sequence MQKYTLNIIMAACAIVLLVLAQFRIIDNYIQAVIMFVGINIMMSTSLNLVNGNMGEFTCGHAAYMCVGAYVSSVLSVLFFGKGFGAALLPSSMAVLIFPIIILIGGVFAALVSILVALPSFKTRDDYLAIITIAVNYIVISAIENMNWIGGSRGFQGMKDTVWAMKDTLKGPWMLFWVILFTAFTIWVIRRFITSTYGKGVNAICQDEVAAEIMSVNTNRIKTVNFMISAGLAGCAGGLFAHIVGYVNPQSFNILKSTEAMVMVYLGGMGSLSGAVIAAVVFTGLMEVLRSQAIMDFLLAPATFVFPDWEPSAGVIKWVMIPLLLVLIMQFRPEGIMGNKELSDVFPKLKKYYTFK; translated from the coding sequence ATGCAAAAATATACTCTCAACATCATCATGGCGGCCTGCGCCATTGTCCTGCTGGTGCTGGCCCAGTTCCGTATCATCGACAACTACATTCAGGCCGTTATCATGTTCGTCGGCATCAACATCATGATGTCCACTTCCCTGAACCTGGTAAACGGTAACATGGGTGAGTTTACCTGCGGTCACGCTGCTTACATGTGCGTGGGAGCCTATGTCTCATCCGTGCTCTCAGTGCTCTTCTTCGGCAAGGGCTTTGGTGCAGCATTGCTGCCCAGCTCCATGGCTGTACTCATCTTCCCGATCATTATTCTTATCGGTGGTGTATTTGCAGCTTTGGTCTCCATTCTTGTGGCCTTGCCCTCGTTCAAGACACGTGATGACTACCTTGCGATTATCACCATCGCGGTAAACTACATCGTCATCTCCGCCATTGAAAACATGAACTGGATCGGTGGCTCCCGCGGCTTCCAGGGCATGAAAGACACTGTCTGGGCCATGAAGGACACACTCAAAGGGCCTTGGATGCTCTTTTGGGTCATCCTGTTTACGGCCTTTACCATCTGGGTAATCCGTCGCTTCATTACCTCCACCTACGGCAAAGGCGTCAACGCCATCTGCCAGGATGAGGTTGCAGCGGAGATCATGTCGGTGAATACCAACAGAATCAAAACCGTGAACTTCATGATCTCTGCTGGTCTGGCCGGTTGTGCAGGCGGCCTGTTCGCCCACATCGTCGGCTACGTAAACCCGCAGTCATTCAACATCCTGAAATCCACCGAAGCCATGGTCATGGTCTACCTGGGCGGCATGGGCTCCCTGTCCGGCGCAGTGATAGCGGCCGTTGTCTTCACCGGCCTCATGGAAGTGCTTCGCTCCCAGGCCATCATGGACTTCCTGCTTGCTCCGGCCACATTCGTGTTCCCCGATTGGGAACCGTCTGCCGGTGTCATCAAGTGGGTTATGATTCCCCTGCTCCTGGTTCTGATCATGCAGTTCAGACCTGAGGGCATCATGGGCAACAAGGAGTTGTCGGACGTGTTCCCGAAACTCAAAAAATACTACACGTTCAAGTAG
- a CDS encoding DUF2325 domain-containing protein, whose protein sequence is MCAALVGGMDRLKRDYMNEAKKNGIKLKCYTGKERKISGSLGNVDFVVLFTNKVSHKARKDVLTALRKTDTPVIQCHSCGISSLRECLGEAVS, encoded by the coding sequence ATGTGCGCAGCTTTGGTCGGAGGAATGGATAGACTGAAACGGGATTACATGAATGAAGCCAAAAAGAACGGCATCAAGCTCAAATGCTATACCGGCAAGGAGCGAAAAATTTCAGGCAGCCTCGGCAACGTTGATTTCGTCGTACTCTTCACCAACAAAGTCTCCCACAAGGCACGCAAAGATGTGCTTACAGCCCTTCGCAAAACCGACACCCCTGTCATCCAGTGCCACTCCTGCGGGATCAGCTCCCTGCGCGAATGCCTGGGTGAAGCTGTCAGCTAA
- a CDS encoding ABC transporter substrate-binding protein has protein sequence MLVCSAFLLAGCGEEKAQTIKIGFNLPLTGDIPEVGEGSKNAAEMYLKDINDAGGLEVGGKKYPLEFVYMDNESKAESATNVALKLIDQENVVAIIGPNSSKQAVPAGGTCNDNRVPMISPWSTNPNTTLDRPWVFRAAFLDPFQGPVVADFAAKKFNAKNAAVIFDVSNDYSKGLAEIFKSSWEAKGLGPVVAFESHGTKDQDFSAQLTTVIAANPDFIFVPDNYNQVALIVQQARDLGYQGPFMGSDAWGTPDLIKLCGEQCYGNFFSTHYAAAGAKGATKVFIDRYEKAYGNTPADYAALTWDSIGIMIEAIKNYNKVDSDPVEMRKGIRDGLAAIKSFDGITGSSKFDAQGDPIKCAVVVKISDKGEFVFEESVCP, from the coding sequence ATGCTCGTATGCTCCGCCTTCCTGCTTGCCGGTTGTGGCGAGGAGAAGGCGCAAACCATCAAAATCGGCTTCAACCTGCCCCTGACCGGCGACATCCCTGAAGTAGGTGAAGGCTCCAAGAACGCAGCCGAGATGTACCTGAAGGACATCAATGACGCTGGCGGCCTGGAAGTCGGCGGCAAGAAGTACCCCCTGGAATTTGTGTACATGGACAACGAGTCCAAGGCTGAATCCGCAACCAACGTTGCCCTGAAGCTCATCGATCAGGAAAACGTTGTTGCCATCATCGGCCCCAACTCTTCCAAGCAGGCCGTTCCCGCAGGCGGAACCTGTAACGACAACCGTGTGCCCATGATCTCCCCCTGGTCCACCAACCCCAATACCACCCTGGATCGTCCCTGGGTCTTCCGCGCAGCCTTCCTGGATCCCTTCCAGGGCCCGGTCGTAGCTGACTTTGCTGCCAAGAAGTTCAACGCCAAGAACGCTGCCGTTATCTTTGACGTTTCCAATGACTACTCCAAGGGTCTGGCCGAAATCTTCAAGTCTTCCTGGGAAGCCAAGGGCCTCGGCCCGGTCGTGGCCTTCGAGTCCCACGGCACCAAGGACCAGGACTTCTCTGCTCAGCTGACCACCGTCATCGCTGCCAACCCGGACTTCATCTTCGTGCCTGACAACTACAACCAGGTTGCTCTGATCGTGCAGCAGGCTCGTGACCTCGGCTACCAGGGTCCCTTCATGGGTTCCGATGCTTGGGGTACTCCTGACCTGATCAAGCTCTGCGGCGAGCAGTGCTACGGCAACTTCTTCTCCACCCACTACGCAGCTGCTGGTGCCAAGGGCGCCACCAAGGTCTTCATCGATCGTTACGAAAAGGCCTACGGCAACACCCCGGCTGACTATGCAGCTCTGACCTGGGACTCCATCGGCATCATGATCGAAGCCATCAAGAACTACAACAAGGTCGACTCCGACCCGGTTGAAATGCGCAAGGGTATCCGTGACGGCCTTGCCGCCATCAAGTCTTTTGACGGCATCACCGGTTCCTCCAAGTTCGACGCACAGGGTGACCCCATCAAGTGCGCCGTTGTTGTTAAGATCAGCGACAAGGGTGAATTCGTCTTCGAAGAATCCGTCTGCCCCTAA
- a CDS encoding ABC transporter ATP-binding protein — protein MSLLKIDGLTQRFGGLQAVSEFSVEMKGGELMGLIGPNGAGKTTIFNLISGFYQPTEGSITLDGTPTAGLRPHQVTSIGVARTFQNIRLWHDMTVLDNIRIAQHYRMGYSVMDSILRGKKYREREARILEIAEELLEAMSLTEYAQEYPKNLPYGLQRRVEIARAMSIRPKLLLLDEPAAGLNSADVDDLIKLVRWIHDNFDITIFMIEHQMKVVTSLCQWIKVIDFGATIAEGTPEDIQSNPAVIKAYLGDDNI, from the coding sequence ATGTCTTTGCTTAAAATCGACGGATTGACCCAGCGTTTCGGCGGCCTGCAGGCCGTTTCTGAATTCAGCGTTGAGATGAAGGGCGGCGAGCTCATGGGCCTCATCGGGCCCAACGGCGCCGGTAAAACCACCATCTTCAACCTGATCTCCGGTTTCTATCAGCCCACCGAAGGTTCCATCACCCTGGACGGCACCCCCACTGCGGGTCTCCGCCCTCATCAGGTGACCTCCATCGGCGTGGCCCGCACTTTCCAGAACATCCGCCTCTGGCACGACATGACCGTGCTGGACAACATCCGCATCGCCCAGCACTACCGCATGGGCTATTCGGTCATGGATTCCATTCTGCGCGGCAAGAAGTACCGTGAACGCGAAGCGCGCATTCTTGAAATCGCCGAAGAGCTGCTCGAAGCCATGTCGCTCACCGAGTATGCACAGGAATACCCCAAGAACCTGCCTTACGGCCTCCAGCGTCGTGTCGAGATCGCCCGAGCCATGTCCATCCGGCCCAAGCTGCTGCTCCTCGACGAGCCTGCAGCCGGTTTGAACTCGGCTGACGTTGACGATCTGATCAAGCTGGTTCGCTGGATCCACGACAACTTCGACATCACCATCTTCATGATTGAACACCAGATGAAGGTTGTGACCAGCCTCTGCCAGTGGATCAAGGTCATCGACTTTGGTGCCACCATCGCCGAAGGCACACCGGAAGACATCCAAAGCAACCCGGCCGTCATCAAGGCCTATCTTGGAGACGACAACATATGA
- a CDS encoding ABC transporter ATP-binding protein yields MSTPLLEVKDLYVKYGNIEALHGINFHVDEGEIVTLIGANGAGKSTTLMSVAQLPPPEAPKVTQGDILHNGKSILGMPPDKIVSELHLSLVPEGRHIFGNLTVEENLKIATYARKDSHADIERDYRRVYDLFPRLDERKKQRSESLSGGEQQMLAVGRALMSACRFVMLDEPSMGLAPLLMYDMFRALKELNQEGMTILLIEQNAKLALDFAHRGYVIDTGEIVAEGPSDSLMEDPEVKKAYLGG; encoded by the coding sequence ATGAGTACTCCACTTCTCGAAGTCAAAGACCTGTACGTCAAGTACGGGAATATTGAAGCGCTCCACGGCATCAACTTCCACGTGGACGAGGGCGAAATCGTCACCCTCATCGGTGCCAACGGCGCAGGTAAATCCACCACGCTCATGTCCGTGGCCCAGCTTCCTCCACCGGAAGCCCCCAAGGTCACTCAGGGCGACATCCTGCACAACGGCAAGTCCATTCTTGGCATGCCGCCGGACAAGATTGTCTCCGAGTTGCACCTCTCATTGGTCCCGGAAGGCCGCCATATCTTCGGCAACCTGACCGTTGAGGAAAACCTCAAGATCGCCACTTACGCACGCAAAGACAGTCATGCAGACATCGAGCGTGACTACCGTCGCGTATATGATCTCTTCCCTCGTCTGGACGAGCGCAAAAAGCAGCGCTCTGAGTCCCTGTCCGGTGGTGAGCAGCAGATGCTGGCAGTGGGCCGCGCCCTCATGTCCGCATGCCGCTTCGTCATGCTCGACGAGCCCTCCATGGGCCTCGCTCCGCTGCTCATGTACGATATGTTCCGCGCCCTCAAGGAGCTGAACCAGGAAGGCATGACCATCCTGCTCATCGAACAGAACGCCAAACTCGCACTCGACTTTGCCCACCGTGGCTACGTCATCGACACCGGCGAGATCGTGGCAGAAGGCCCGTCTGACAGTCTCATGGAAGACCCGGAAGTAAAGAAGGCCTATCTGGGCGGGTAG